The following proteins come from a genomic window of Miscanthus floridulus cultivar M001 chromosome 2, ASM1932011v1, whole genome shotgun sequence:
- the LOC136535526 gene encoding heparanase-like protein 2 isoform X4 → MELRLRLLLLALICLHAPRWASAQQPEEATVIVKGSSRIAATDDNYVCATIDWWPPEKCNYNQCPWGQASILNLDLDHPFLAEAIQAFDHLRIRLGGSLQDRVVYDVGTESPCSPFTNVSNGLFGFSVGCLGMDRWDKLNDLFQRTGAIVTFGVNALYRRYNVRRSIWAGKWNSTNAYDFIKYTISKGYPVSSWEFGNELSGHGIGAKVDAKLYGKDVIEFKSILRQLYKAPLSQPLLLAPGGFFDQQWYSQLLETSCHGVVNALSHHVYNLGGGCCRYMHTRGCKRRMSNSSKK, encoded by the exons ATGGAGCTGAGGCTgaggctgctgctgcttgcgctcATCTGTCTGCATGCTCCGCGTTGGGCTTCGGCTCAGCAGCCGGAGGAGGCGACGGTCATAGTTAAAGGATCGAGTAGGATTGCTGCCACAGATGACAACTACGTCTGTGCTACAATTGATTGGTGGCCACCAGAGAAGTGCAACTACAATCAGTGTCCATGGGGCCAGGCGTCAATTCTTAATCTG GATTTGGATCACCCATTTCTTGCTGAAGCCATTCAAG CATTTGACCATTTGAGGATTAGGCTGGGAGGCTCCTTGCAAGACCGAGTTGTTTATGATGTGGGAACAGAAAGTCCATGCTCCCCATTCACAAATGTATCCAATGGCTTGTTTGGTTTCTCAGTTGGTTGCCTCGGTATGGATAGGTGGGACAAACTGAATGATCTATTTCAGAGAACAGG AGCAATTGTCACATTTGGTGTGAATGCACTCTACAGGAGGTATAATGTCCGGCGTTCCATCTGGGCAGGCAAATGGAACTCCACAAATGCATATGATTTTATAAAATACACAATCTCAAAGGGATACCCAGTTAGCTCTTGGGAATTTG GCAATGAGCTGAGTGGGCATGGAATTGGAGCGAAAGTTGATGCCAAACTTTATGGAAAGGATGTAATTGAATTTAAATCCATCCTTCGGCAATTGTATAAGGCACCACTGTCCCAGCCACTCCTGTTAGCCCCGGGAGGGTTCTTTGATCAACAGTGGTATTCTCAGCTACTTGAGACTTCATGTCATGGTGTTGTTAATGCCCTATCTCACCATGTATACAATCTTGGTGGAG gttgttgtagatacatgcacacaagaggttgcaaaaggagaatgagcaactcaagcaagaagtag
- the LOC136535526 gene encoding heparanase-like protein 2 isoform X5, with protein sequence MELRLRLLLLALICLHAPRWASAQQPEEATVIVKGSSRIAATDDNYVCATIDWWPPEKCNYNQCPWGQASILNLDLDHPFLAEAIQAFDHLRIRLGGSLQDRVVYDVGTESPCSPFTNVSNGLFGFSVGCLGMDRWDKLNDLFQRTGAIVTFGVNALYRRYNVRRSIWAGKWNSTNAYDFIKYTISKGYPVSSWEFGNELSGHGIGAKVDAKLYGKDVIEFKSILRQLYKAPLSQPLLLAPGGFFDQQWYSQLLETSCHGVVNALSHHVYNLGGGCKM encoded by the exons ATGGAGCTGAGGCTgaggctgctgctgcttgcgctcATCTGTCTGCATGCTCCGCGTTGGGCTTCGGCTCAGCAGCCGGAGGAGGCGACGGTCATAGTTAAAGGATCGAGTAGGATTGCTGCCACAGATGACAACTACGTCTGTGCTACAATTGATTGGTGGCCACCAGAGAAGTGCAACTACAATCAGTGTCCATGGGGCCAGGCGTCAATTCTTAATCTG GATTTGGATCACCCATTTCTTGCTGAAGCCATTCAAG CATTTGACCATTTGAGGATTAGGCTGGGAGGCTCCTTGCAAGACCGAGTTGTTTATGATGTGGGAACAGAAAGTCCATGCTCCCCATTCACAAATGTATCCAATGGCTTGTTTGGTTTCTCAGTTGGTTGCCTCGGTATGGATAGGTGGGACAAACTGAATGATCTATTTCAGAGAACAGG AGCAATTGTCACATTTGGTGTGAATGCACTCTACAGGAGGTATAATGTCCGGCGTTCCATCTGGGCAGGCAAATGGAACTCCACAAATGCATATGATTTTATAAAATACACAATCTCAAAGGGATACCCAGTTAGCTCTTGGGAATTTG GCAATGAGCTGAGTGGGCATGGAATTGGAGCGAAAGTTGATGCCAAACTTTATGGAAAGGATGTAATTGAATTTAAATCCATCCTTCGGCAATTGTATAAGGCACCACTGTCCCAGCCACTCCTGTTAGCCCCGGGAGGGTTCTTTGATCAACAGTGGTATTCTCAGCTACTTGAGACTTCATGTCATGGTGTTGTTAATGCCCTATCTCACCATGTATACAATCTTGGTGGAG ggtgcaagatgtga
- the LOC136535526 gene encoding heparanase-like protein 2 isoform X8, with protein sequence MELRLRLLLLALICLHAPRWASAQQPEEATVIVKGSSRIAATDDNYVCATIDWWPPEKCNYNQCPWGQASILNLDLDHPFLAEAIQAFDHLRIRLGGSLQDRVVYDVGTESPCSPFTNVSNGLFGFSVGCLGMDRWDKLNDLFQRTGAIVTFGVNALYRRYNVRRSIWAGKWNSTNAYDFIKYTISKGYPVSSWEFGNELSGHGIGAKVDAKLYGKDVIEFKSILRQLYKAPLSQPLLLAPGGFFDQQWYSQLLETSCHGVVNALSHHVYNLGGV encoded by the exons ATGGAGCTGAGGCTgaggctgctgctgcttgcgctcATCTGTCTGCATGCTCCGCGTTGGGCTTCGGCTCAGCAGCCGGAGGAGGCGACGGTCATAGTTAAAGGATCGAGTAGGATTGCTGCCACAGATGACAACTACGTCTGTGCTACAATTGATTGGTGGCCACCAGAGAAGTGCAACTACAATCAGTGTCCATGGGGCCAGGCGTCAATTCTTAATCTG GATTTGGATCACCCATTTCTTGCTGAAGCCATTCAAG CATTTGACCATTTGAGGATTAGGCTGGGAGGCTCCTTGCAAGACCGAGTTGTTTATGATGTGGGAACAGAAAGTCCATGCTCCCCATTCACAAATGTATCCAATGGCTTGTTTGGTTTCTCAGTTGGTTGCCTCGGTATGGATAGGTGGGACAAACTGAATGATCTATTTCAGAGAACAGG AGCAATTGTCACATTTGGTGTGAATGCACTCTACAGGAGGTATAATGTCCGGCGTTCCATCTGGGCAGGCAAATGGAACTCCACAAATGCATATGATTTTATAAAATACACAATCTCAAAGGGATACCCAGTTAGCTCTTGGGAATTTG GCAATGAGCTGAGTGGGCATGGAATTGGAGCGAAAGTTGATGCCAAACTTTATGGAAAGGATGTAATTGAATTTAAATCCATCCTTCGGCAATTGTATAAGGCACCACTGTCCCAGCCACTCCTGTTAGCCCCGGGAGGGTTCTTTGATCAACAGTGGTATTCTCAGCTACTTGAGACTTCATGTCATGGTGTTGTTAATGCCCTATCTCACCATGTATACAATCTTGGTGGAG tttaa
- the LOC136535526 gene encoding heparanase-like protein 2 isoform X3 → MELRLRLLLLALICLHAPRWASAQQPEEATVIVKGSSRIAATDDNYVCATIDWWPPEKCNYNQCPWGQASILNLDLDHPFLAEAIQAFDHLRIRLGGSLQDRVVYDVGTESPCSPFTNVSNGLFGFSVGCLGMDRWDKLNDLFQRTGAIVTFGVNALYRRYNVRRSIWAGKWNSTNAYDFIKYTISKGYPVSSWEFGNELSGHGIGAKVDAKLYGKDVIEFKSILRQLYKAPLSQPLLLAPGGFFDQQWYSQLLETSCHGVVNALSHHVYNLGGAYEVKTGGGLTKVSRIRSFISF, encoded by the exons ATGGAGCTGAGGCTgaggctgctgctgcttgcgctcATCTGTCTGCATGCTCCGCGTTGGGCTTCGGCTCAGCAGCCGGAGGAGGCGACGGTCATAGTTAAAGGATCGAGTAGGATTGCTGCCACAGATGACAACTACGTCTGTGCTACAATTGATTGGTGGCCACCAGAGAAGTGCAACTACAATCAGTGTCCATGGGGCCAGGCGTCAATTCTTAATCTG GATTTGGATCACCCATTTCTTGCTGAAGCCATTCAAG CATTTGACCATTTGAGGATTAGGCTGGGAGGCTCCTTGCAAGACCGAGTTGTTTATGATGTGGGAACAGAAAGTCCATGCTCCCCATTCACAAATGTATCCAATGGCTTGTTTGGTTTCTCAGTTGGTTGCCTCGGTATGGATAGGTGGGACAAACTGAATGATCTATTTCAGAGAACAGG AGCAATTGTCACATTTGGTGTGAATGCACTCTACAGGAGGTATAATGTCCGGCGTTCCATCTGGGCAGGCAAATGGAACTCCACAAATGCATATGATTTTATAAAATACACAATCTCAAAGGGATACCCAGTTAGCTCTTGGGAATTTG GCAATGAGCTGAGTGGGCATGGAATTGGAGCGAAAGTTGATGCCAAACTTTATGGAAAGGATGTAATTGAATTTAAATCCATCCTTCGGCAATTGTATAAGGCACCACTGTCCCAGCCACTCCTGTTAGCCCCGGGAGGGTTCTTTGATCAACAGTGGTATTCTCAGCTACTTGAGACTTCATGTCATGGTGTTGTTAATGCCCTATCTCACCATGTATACAATCTTGGTGGAG catatgaagtcaaaacaggaggtggattaacaaaggtttctcgcataaggagtttcatatcattctaa
- the LOC136535526 gene encoding heparanase-like protein 2 isoform X6, whose translation MELRLRLLLLALICLHAPRWASAQQPEEATVIVKGSSRIAATDDNYVCATIDWWPPEKCNYNQCPWGQASILNLDLDHPFLAEAIQAFDHLRIRLGGSLQDRVVYDVGTESPCSPFTNVSNGLFGFSVGCLGMDRWDKLNDLFQRTGAIVTFGVNALYRRYNVRRSIWAGKWNSTNAYDFIKYTISKGYPVSSWEFGNELSGHGIGAKVDAKLYGKDVIEFKSILRQLYKAPLSQPLLLAPGGFFDQQWYSQLLETSCHGVVNALSHHVYNLGGEG comes from the exons ATGGAGCTGAGGCTgaggctgctgctgcttgcgctcATCTGTCTGCATGCTCCGCGTTGGGCTTCGGCTCAGCAGCCGGAGGAGGCGACGGTCATAGTTAAAGGATCGAGTAGGATTGCTGCCACAGATGACAACTACGTCTGTGCTACAATTGATTGGTGGCCACCAGAGAAGTGCAACTACAATCAGTGTCCATGGGGCCAGGCGTCAATTCTTAATCTG GATTTGGATCACCCATTTCTTGCTGAAGCCATTCAAG CATTTGACCATTTGAGGATTAGGCTGGGAGGCTCCTTGCAAGACCGAGTTGTTTATGATGTGGGAACAGAAAGTCCATGCTCCCCATTCACAAATGTATCCAATGGCTTGTTTGGTTTCTCAGTTGGTTGCCTCGGTATGGATAGGTGGGACAAACTGAATGATCTATTTCAGAGAACAGG AGCAATTGTCACATTTGGTGTGAATGCACTCTACAGGAGGTATAATGTCCGGCGTTCCATCTGGGCAGGCAAATGGAACTCCACAAATGCATATGATTTTATAAAATACACAATCTCAAAGGGATACCCAGTTAGCTCTTGGGAATTTG GCAATGAGCTGAGTGGGCATGGAATTGGAGCGAAAGTTGATGCCAAACTTTATGGAAAGGATGTAATTGAATTTAAATCCATCCTTCGGCAATTGTATAAGGCACCACTGTCCCAGCCACTCCTGTTAGCCCCGGGAGGGTTCTTTGATCAACAGTGGTATTCTCAGCTACTTGAGACTTCATGTCATGGTGTTGTTAATGCCCTATCTCACCATGTATACAATCTTGGTGGAG aaggttag
- the LOC136535526 gene encoding heparanase-like protein 1 isoform X2, whose amino-acid sequence MELRLRLLLLALICLHAPRWASAQQPEEATVIVKGSSRIAATDDNYVCATIDWWPPEKCNYNQCPWGQASILNLDLDHPFLAEAIQAFDHLRIRLGGSLQDRVVYDVGTESPCSPFTNVSNGLFGFSVGCLGMDRWDKLNDLFQRTGAIVTFGVNALYRRYNVRRSIWAGKWNSTNAYDFIKYTISKGYPVSSWEFGNELSGHGIGAKVDAKLYGKDVIEFKSILRQLYKAPLSQPLLLAPGGFFDQQWYSQLLETSCHGVVNALSHHVYNLGGGNDVHLIRKILDPKYLDRAEDTYRDMQLTIQEAFPCVPL is encoded by the exons ATGGAGCTGAGGCTgaggctgctgctgcttgcgctcATCTGTCTGCATGCTCCGCGTTGGGCTTCGGCTCAGCAGCCGGAGGAGGCGACGGTCATAGTTAAAGGATCGAGTAGGATTGCTGCCACAGATGACAACTACGTCTGTGCTACAATTGATTGGTGGCCACCAGAGAAGTGCAACTACAATCAGTGTCCATGGGGCCAGGCGTCAATTCTTAATCTG GATTTGGATCACCCATTTCTTGCTGAAGCCATTCAAG CATTTGACCATTTGAGGATTAGGCTGGGAGGCTCCTTGCAAGACCGAGTTGTTTATGATGTGGGAACAGAAAGTCCATGCTCCCCATTCACAAATGTATCCAATGGCTTGTTTGGTTTCTCAGTTGGTTGCCTCGGTATGGATAGGTGGGACAAACTGAATGATCTATTTCAGAGAACAGG AGCAATTGTCACATTTGGTGTGAATGCACTCTACAGGAGGTATAATGTCCGGCGTTCCATCTGGGCAGGCAAATGGAACTCCACAAATGCATATGATTTTATAAAATACACAATCTCAAAGGGATACCCAGTTAGCTCTTGGGAATTTG GCAATGAGCTGAGTGGGCATGGAATTGGAGCGAAAGTTGATGCCAAACTTTATGGAAAGGATGTAATTGAATTTAAATCCATCCTTCGGCAATTGTATAAGGCACCACTGTCCCAGCCACTCCTGTTAGCCCCGGGAGGGTTCTTTGATCAACAGTGGTATTCTCAGCTACTTGAGACTTCATGTCATGGTGTTGTTAATGCCCTATCTCACCATGTATACAATCTTGGTGGAG GGAATGATGTTCATCTTATAAGGAAGATCTTAGACCCAAAGTACTTAGATCGTGCTGAAGATACTTACAGAGACATGCAACTTACCATCCAAGAggcttttccctgtgtgccattatga
- the LOC136535526 gene encoding heparanase-like protein 2 isoform X7, with amino-acid sequence MELRLRLLLLALICLHAPRWASAQQPEEATVIVKGSSRIAATDDNYVCATIDWWPPEKCNYNQCPWGQASILNLDLDHPFLAEAIQAFDHLRIRLGGSLQDRVVYDVGTESPCSPFTNVSNGLFGFSVGCLGMDRWDKLNDLFQRTGAIVTFGVNALYRRYNVRRSIWAGKWNSTNAYDFIKYTISKGYPVSSWEFGNELSGHGIGAKVDAKLYGKDVIEFKSILRQLYKAPLSQPLLLAPGGFFDQQWYSQLLETSCHGVVNALSHHVYNLGGGM; translated from the exons ATGGAGCTGAGGCTgaggctgctgctgcttgcgctcATCTGTCTGCATGCTCCGCGTTGGGCTTCGGCTCAGCAGCCGGAGGAGGCGACGGTCATAGTTAAAGGATCGAGTAGGATTGCTGCCACAGATGACAACTACGTCTGTGCTACAATTGATTGGTGGCCACCAGAGAAGTGCAACTACAATCAGTGTCCATGGGGCCAGGCGTCAATTCTTAATCTG GATTTGGATCACCCATTTCTTGCTGAAGCCATTCAAG CATTTGACCATTTGAGGATTAGGCTGGGAGGCTCCTTGCAAGACCGAGTTGTTTATGATGTGGGAACAGAAAGTCCATGCTCCCCATTCACAAATGTATCCAATGGCTTGTTTGGTTTCTCAGTTGGTTGCCTCGGTATGGATAGGTGGGACAAACTGAATGATCTATTTCAGAGAACAGG AGCAATTGTCACATTTGGTGTGAATGCACTCTACAGGAGGTATAATGTCCGGCGTTCCATCTGGGCAGGCAAATGGAACTCCACAAATGCATATGATTTTATAAAATACACAATCTCAAAGGGATACCCAGTTAGCTCTTGGGAATTTG GCAATGAGCTGAGTGGGCATGGAATTGGAGCGAAAGTTGATGCCAAACTTTATGGAAAGGATGTAATTGAATTTAAATCCATCCTTCGGCAATTGTATAAGGCACCACTGTCCCAGCCACTCCTGTTAGCCCCGGGAGGGTTCTTTGATCAACAGTGGTATTCTCAGCTACTTGAGACTTCATGTCATGGTGTTGTTAATGCCCTATCTCACCATGTATACAATCTTGGTGGAGGTATGTGA